CCATTCGATCCGCTCCAGATCCAGGCGGAACCGCCAATAGCCCTCGCGCCCCTCGGCCCGCAGGCGGTCGCGGTCGGCATCGCTCAGCGACAGGCCGGTGCGGTCATAGACCGGCGGCTTGCCCATGTTCAGCAGCTTCTTGCGCTTCAGGTCCAGCTCGGTCGGGGTCTCGAAGACCTCATAGAGCCGCCCCGAGGCCTTCAGCGCCTCGGCCTCGGCGCGGTAGCGGTCCAGCCGCAGCGACTGGCGCTCGACCCGGTCCCAATGCAGGCCCAGCCAGTCGAGGTCGCGCTTGATGCCGTCGACATATTCCTCCTTGCTCCGTTCCTGGTCGGTATCGTCCAGGCGCAGGATGAAGCTGCCGCCGGCCTTGCGGGCGATCAGATAGTTGAACAGCGCGGTGCGCAGGTTGCCCACATGGATGTGGCCGGTGGGCGATGGCGCGAAACGGGTGGTGGTCATGGGGCGTCTCCTGTTGGCATCGCTCTTTCACAGGTGGCGCTTTTTGTCCATATCAGGGGGCAGGAACGCAGGAGACACGCATGAGTGACTGGGACCCCCGGACCGCCCCCGACGCAGCCGAGATCGAGGCCATGGCCCGCACCGCGCTGGACGGGCTGCCGCCCGAATTCCGCGAGGCCGCCGCCCAGGTCGCGCTGCAGGTCGCCGAATTCGCGCCCGACGACGTGCTGGACGAATTGCAGATCGACGATCCGTTCGAACTGACCGGCCTCTATGACGGGATCCCGCTGACCGAGAAATCCATCAGCGACCAGCCCGGCGGGCCCGACATCATCTGGCTGTTCCGCCGCCCGATCATGGACGAATGGGCGTCGCGCGGGGACGTGACCCTGGGCGATCTGGTCGTCCATGTCGTCACGCATGAGATGGCGCATCACTTCGGCTGGTCGGATGACGACATCGCCTCGATCGATCGCTGGTGGGAATGAGCGGCCAGACCCCCATCCTGACGGTGACGCTGAACCCGGCGCTGGACCTGTCCACCGCCGCCGACAGCGTGGTGCCGGACCTCAAGCTGCGCTGCGACAAGCCGGTGGTGGATCCCGGCGGCGGCGGCATCAATGTCAGCCGCGCGATCAAGATCATCGGCGGGCAGTCCACTGCCATGGTCGCACTGGGCGGTGCCACGGGCCAGCGCATGGCCGACATGCTGAAGGCGGCGGGCCTCGACATCCTGCGCCTGACCGCCCCGGGCGAGACGCGCCAGTCCCTGGCCGTGACCGACCGCGCCACGGGGGGCCAGTACCGCTTCGTCATGCCCGGCCCGGAATGGCACATGACCCAGCTGGCCGGGACGATGGCTGCCATCGCCGAGGCCGCCCTGGCCGGGGGCTGGGTCGTGGTGTCGGGGTCGAACCCGCCCGGCATCGCGCCGGGCTTCGAGCAGATGCTGACCGTGCGGCTGAAGGACGGGCGGGCGCGCCTTCTGGTCGACACATCGGGCGACGCGCTGCGCGCGCTGGCGGGGTCGTCCATCCCCGTGGACGTACTGCGCATGGACAGCCACGAGGCCGAGGGCCTGGCCGGCCGCCCCCTGCCCTCGCGCCAGGACAGCGCCGATTTCGCCCAAGGCCTGGTCCAGAGCGGCGCGGCCCGGTCGGTCATCGTGGCGCGCGGCGCGGACGGGTCGGTCGTGGCGGGGCCCGACGGGGCGTGGCACGCGGCCGCGGCCCCGGTCCATGTGGTCAGCGCGGTGGGCGCGGGCGACAGCTTCGTGGCGGGCTTCGTGCTGGCCATGGCCCGCGGCTGGCCCGTGCAGGAGGCCCTGGCCTTGGGCACCGCCGCCGCATCGGCCGCGGTGATGACCCCCGCGACCCAGCTCTGCCATGCCGATGACGTGCGCCATTTCTATTCGCAGCGCATCGTCACCCGGCTCTGACGAAAAAGGCCGCCCCAAGGGCGGCCCTGACGGTCGATGCGGCCCGGATCTCAGGCGGCTTCGGCTTCCTCGGCCTCGGCGGCCATGCGGCGCTCGCTCTCTTCGCGCGACAGCGCGACCGAGGTGCGCACGCCCTTGGACACGAATTCCATCAGGCCCTTGACCACGCGTTCGTTCGGGTCGATGCCCGCGCAGGACAGCACTTCGCGCCCGTCGCGCGACCGCGCCCAACGCGCGATCTGTTCGGGACCGTTGCCGTATTTCTTGTCATCAGCGATCGCGTCGTCCAGGGCCGCCAGCACCACCGCAGCAAACAGCTTGCGGGCGCGCTGCCCCTGTTCGAAATTGAAAGCCGAGCCGTCAACAAAATCGCGCATCTTGTGTCGTCCATCCTTTTCGGCCCTGTTCAGGAAAACAGCGCCTCTGGGGGAAAACTTGACGTTTCCCCTGTTTCTTCGTTTCCGTTTCTCCGACGGTGCCGCCTGCAATAGCCGTTCGGCGCGCCGATTCGGTATCCCTTCCGCCGCATGTCAGCCATGCTGATACTGCATGCCGCCCGATTTGCGGGAAAAATCCGGCCCCGCACGGGCCGATGACGCTGCGGCGGGCATCATCGCGCCTTGACAACGCCGCAGAACCGTTCTGGTTGCCTGCGACCCAAGGCCCCGATATAGGGGGCCGGACAGGCCGTTCAACGCCCGCCCGGCCCGATTTTTTCCCAATCGCACGAGACCCATCCCATGCCCAAGATCAACGGCAACGAAATCCGCCCCGGCAATATCCTGGAACATGACGGGGGCCTGTGGGCCGCCGTCAAGGTGAACCATGTCAAGCCCGGCAAGGGCGGCGCCTTTGCCCAGGTCGAGCTGAAGAACCTGCGCGACGGCCGCAAGCTGAACGAGCGCTTCCGTTCGGAGGACAAGGTCGAACGCGTCCGCCTGGACCAGAAGGACCAGCAGTTCCTCTACGAGACCGACGGCCGGCTGGTCTTCATGGACAGCGAGACCTTCGAGCAGACCGAGCTGGACGCCGATCTGCTGGGCGACCGCCGCCCCTTCCTGCAGGACGGCATGACCGCCACCGTCGAATATTACGGCGAGGAGGCGCTGTCGGTGCAGATCCCGCAGAAGGTCACCTGCACCGTGGCCGAGACCGAGCCGGTCGTAAAGGGCCAGACCGCCGCCAACAGCTACAAGCCCGCGATCCTCGACAATGGCGTGCGCATCATGATCCCGCCCTTCGTGGGCGAGGGCGAACAGATCATCGTCAACACCGAGATGTTCGAATACAGCGAACGCGCCTGATCGCCGCGAACCGACCTCACCTTTGCGTGAGGTCGGGCTTCGGGCCGTGGTCTCTGCCGGGTTTTCGCGGAAATGTCGCCGCGATTGCCGCAAGGGAGACGCCCGTGACCGACCGCCGCCGCCGCCACCTGATCCTGACCGCCGCCGCGGCCCTGGCCCTGCCGGGCCTGGCCGCCCTGCCCGCCTCGGCCCGCCCGCTGCCGCGCCCCCCGGCCTTTCATCCGCTGGTCCATCACCGCGCGCTCGGCGATCTGCAGGTGACGACCATCGCCGACGGGTTCTTCGACCTGGACCGCGACCTGGTGGTGAACCTCGACAACGCGCTCTATCGTTCGGCGGTGACCGAGGCCTATCTGGACCCCGACCAGCCGATCCGCGTGCCCGTCAGCGTGCATCTGATCCGCCATGGCGACCAGCTGACGCTGATCGATGCGGGGGGCGGGTCGGCCTTCGGCGACACGACCGGCGGTCTGGCGGCCTCGCTGCGGGCGCTGGACATCGCGCCCGAACGGATCGACCGGGTGGTGATGACGCATCTGCATCCCGACCATGCGGGCGGGCTGATCACCGATGCGGGCGCGACCTTCGCCAATGCGACCCTGCACCTGCATCAGGACGAGCTGGCCTTCTGGACCGACGAGACCGCCGATGCCCCGGCCGAGATGGCGCCCTTCATGGCCTTGGCCCGGTCGGTGGCCGAGGCCTATGGCGACCGCATTCAGACCTTCCAGGACCAGGACGACCTGGGCGGCGGGCTGACCGCCATGGCCCTGCCCGGCCACACGCCGGGCCATAGCGGGCTGCGCCTGTCGGATGGCGACGACCAGATGATGATCATCGGCGATGCCGCCGCGCTGGCTGCGCTGCAGTTCCGCCACCCGGATGCAGGGATCGTCTTCGACGTCGATCCCGGCCGCGCCGCCGTCACCCGCCGCGACCTGCTGCAGATGGTCACCGCCGACCGCATCGCCGTCGCGGGAACGCATCTGCCCTTCCCCGGCATCGGCCATGTCGAGACCCGCCGCGACGCCTTTGCCTGGGTCCCCGAGGACTGGTTCGCGACCCGCCCATGACCCATGCCGCGAACCTGCTGGGCCGTTTGCTGATCGCGGTCCTGTTCATCGGCGGCGCGGTCCAGAAGCTGCGCGACCCCGACCAGGTCATGGCCATGATCGCCGGGCTGGGCCTGCCGCCCCAGCTGGTCTGGCCGGTGGCCGCCTTCAACCTGGTGGCGGGGCTGTGCCTGATCCTGGGGCCACGCGTGCGGGCCTGGGCGCTGATCCTGGCCCTCTATTGCATCGGAACCAGCTGGTTTCACTGGCAGCTGCGCGCCGATCCGTGGCAGGTCACCATCGTGGTCAAGAAATGGGCGGTCGCCGGGGGCCTTCTGATCCTGGCGGCCCAAGGCCCGGGTCGGTGGGTGCGCTGGCGCTAGTCGAAGAGGCTCAGCTGCGCGGGGCCGTCATCGGGGGTCTCGAAGCCCGACAGGGTCACGCCCAGCAGCCGTGCGCCGCGCGGATCGGGCAGCACCCCGCGCGCCAGATCGCGGGCGATGGACAGTAGTTCCTCCTGCGTGGCGACCGCATGGCCCAGGCTGCGTGCCCGGGTGATCTGCTGGAAATCGCTGAACTTGACCTTCAGCGTCACCGAGCGGCCGCGCAGATCGTGGCGCGCGACGGCCGCCCAGACCTTGGCCGCCAAGGGCTCCAGCGCCTCCAGCGCCGCGTCCAGCGTCATGATATCGGCGGAATAGGTGTTTTCCGCCCCCACCGACTTGCGGATGCGGTCGGGGCTGACGCGCCGGTGGTCGATGCCCCGCGCGATGTTCCAGTAATAGCGTCCCGACTTGCCGAACCGCCGCAGCAGAAAGTCCAGATCCTGCGCGCGCAGATCGGCCCCGGTGGCAATACCCATCGCCTGCATCTTGGCCGCCGTCGCCGGGCCCACGCCATGGAACTTGCCCACCGGCAGGGACAGCACGAAATCCGGCCCCTGTTCGGGGGTGATCACGCACAGCCCGTCGGGCTTGTTCTGGTCGGATGCCAGCTTGGCCAGGAACTTGTTGTAGCTGACGCCCGCGCTGGCGGTCAGGGCGGTGGCCCCGCGGATGCGCGCGCGGATCTCGGCGGCGATCTTGGTCGCGGTGCGGCCGTCAAGGTAATCGGTCACGTCCAGATAGGCCTCGTCCAGGGACAGCGGCTCGACCAGCGGCGTATAGTCCAGAAAGATCTCCCGGATCTGGCCGCTGACCTGCTTGTAGACGTCGAAGCGGTGGCGCACGAAGATCAGGTCGGGACACAGCCGCGCCGCCGTGACCGAGGGCATGGCCGAGCGCACCCCGAAGACCCGCGCCTCATAGCTGGCGGCGGCCACCACGCCGCGGGCGGCGGACCCGCCCACGGCCACCGGCTTGCCGCGCAGTTCCGGAAAATCGCGCTGTTCGACCGAGGCGAAGAAGGCATCCATGTCGATATGGATGATCTTGCGCAGCCCCGGCGCGGGCTCGCTCACAGCGGGGACAGCCGCGCCTCGCCGGCCTGCATGTCGGGGGCCACGCGGTCGTGGCGGACATGGGCGATGGCCTGCCCGCCCGATTGGGTGAAGACCGTGCCGACCTCGCGCCCCTCCGCGGTGATGGGCGTGCCGACGGGCGCCGCGCCCTCGATGCGCAGCGTGGTCAGACCCTTGCGCAGCTCGGTCTTGTGCTTCATCCGCGCGGTGACCTCCTGACCCACATAGCAGCCCTTGCGGAAATCGACGCCGTGCAGACGCTCGAACCCGGCCTCCAGGATGTAGGTGTCGTTGGGGATCAGCTCGATCAGCGTCTCGGGGATGCAATGGGCGACCCGGATCGCGTCCCAATCGCTGCCGTCATCGCCCGCCGCCCCGTAGTGGCGCCAGCCGAGCGCCGGGTGGCGCGGGTCGGCCACGGCGCCTTCGGGCGCGGGACCGGTGCCGCGGGCCACGGGCATGTCCACCGCCTCCAGCGCGACCTTGCTGCGCAGCTTGTACATCGACAGCCGGCGCAACAGGTCGTCCGACAGCCGCGCATCCACGTCGATCAGCAGCGCCTGCGCCTCGGGGATGACCAGGAAATCGGCCAGATACTTGCCCTGCGGGGTCAGGATCGCCGCCCAGCAGGGGGCGCGGCGGATGTCGTTGGTGACCAGGCCCTGCAGGAAATCCATGCGGTCCTCGCCGGTCAGGCGGATGATCTGGCGGGTCATTCCTCGTCTCCGAATTGCAGCGCGACAAGGCGGGCATAGGCGCCGCGCCTGGCCATCAACTGGTCATGGCTGCCCTGTTCGACAACCCGTCCGGCCTCCATCACCACAATCTTGTCGGCATTGCGGATGGTGGACAGGCGATGCGCGATGACCAAGGTGGTGCGCCCCGCCGACAGACGGTCCAGCGCCTGCTGGACCAGCCGCTCGCTGGCGCTGTCCAGCGCGCTGGTCGCCTCGTCCAGCAGCAGGACGGGCGCGTCGCGCAAGAGCGCGCGGGCGATGGCCACGCGCTGGCGCTGGCCGCCCGACAGGGCCGATCCGCGCGGGCCGACGGGGCTGTCCAGCCCCCGCCCCTCGTCCAGGAAATCGCTGACATTGGCCGCGTCCAGCGCCGCCTGCAGCTCGGCCTCGGATGCCGAAGGGCGGCCCATCAGCACGTTGTCGCGCAGGCTTTCGTCGAAGAGCGCGGATTCCTGCGCCACGGTCGAGAACTGGTCGCGCAGCACGCCCAGGTCGTATTCCGCGACCGGCACCCCGCCCAGCAGGACCCGGCCCCGATCCGGGTCTACCATCCGCGTCAGCAGGTTGAAGACGGTGGACTTGCCCGCCCCCGATGGCCCCACCAGCGCGGTGGTCCGGCCCTGTTCGGCGGTGAAGTCCAGCCCGTTCAGCACCGGCTGGCCGTCATAGGACAGCCACACATCCGACAGCACGATGCCGGTATCCGCGGGCGGGTCCCGGCGCGGGCCCGATATCACCGTGGGGCGCGTGTCCATGACCTGATAGATCCGCTCCAGGCTGGCGGCGGCGGTCTGCCAGGTGCCGGCCAGCGATCCCAGCCTGCGCATCGGCTGGAAGGCCAGGGCCAGCGCCGTGAAGAAGGCCATGAAATCGCCCACGCTGCGGTCGCCCTCCATCACCTCGCGCCCACCCAAGGCCAGCACGGCGACGAAGCCGATGCCGGTCACGATGTCGGTCAGCGCAGGGATCACGCTGGATGTGGCGGCGACCTTGGTCTCGGCCTGGCGGATCTGGGCCACGATGCGGGAGAAACGCTCGGTCTGGTCGGCCTCGGCCCGGTTCAGCCGGATCGAGGCGATGCCGTGCAGCACCTCGTCCAGCCGGGTGGCGCGCAGGCTGGCATTGATGCGGTTCTGGCGGACCTTGCGTCGGATGTAGCGCTGGACCAGCGCGGCGGGCATGATCAGGATCGGCGCCCCGATCAGCGCGCCCAGGGTCCAGACCGGGTCGATGGTCATGGCGACGCCGAACAGCATTACCAGGCTGATCGCGTCCCGCGTGGCCCCGGTGATCAGCGTGGCCCAGACCCCCTGCACCGCGATCGTGTCGCCCTGGATCCGTTCGATCATCGCGCCCGGCGAATTGTCGCGGAAGAACCGGCTGTCCAGCGTCAGGATGTGGGACAGCAGCCGCGTCTGCATCATCGTCGACACGCTGAGCGAGACCTGCGTCAGCAGGGCACGGCTGGCCACCAGCGTCACCGCCCGCAGCAGGAAGATCCCGAAGATCGCCCCGCCGACCCACCAGATCGCGCCCTCCTGCTGGCCCACGAA
Above is a genomic segment from Paracoccus aestuarii containing:
- a CDS encoding metallopeptidase family protein translates to MSDWDPRTAPDAAEIEAMARTALDGLPPEFREAAAQVALQVAEFAPDDVLDELQIDDPFELTGLYDGIPLTEKSISDQPGGPDIIWLFRRPIMDEWASRGDVTLGDLVVHVVTHEMAHHFGWSDDDIASIDRWWE
- a CDS encoding 1-phosphofructokinase family hexose kinase, with the translated sequence MSGQTPILTVTLNPALDLSTAADSVVPDLKLRCDKPVVDPGGGGINVSRAIKIIGGQSTAMVALGGATGQRMADMLKAAGLDILRLTAPGETRQSLAVTDRATGGQYRFVMPGPEWHMTQLAGTMAAIAEAALAGGWVVVSGSNPPGIAPGFEQMLTVRLKDGRARLLVDTSGDALRALAGSSIPVDVLRMDSHEAEGLAGRPLPSRQDSADFAQGLVQSGAARSVIVARGADGSVVAGPDGAWHAAAAPVHVVSAVGAGDSFVAGFVLAMARGWPVQEALALGTAAASAAVMTPATQLCHADDVRHFYSQRIVTRL
- a CDS encoding DUF6280 family protein; protein product: MRDFVDGSAFNFEQGQRARKLFAAVVLAALDDAIADDKKYGNGPEQIARWARSRDGREVLSCAGIDPNERVVKGLMEFVSKGVRTSVALSREESERRMAAEAEEAEAA
- the efp gene encoding elongation factor P, yielding MPKINGNEIRPGNILEHDGGLWAAVKVNHVKPGKGGAFAQVELKNLRDGRKLNERFRSEDKVERVRLDQKDQQFLYETDGRLVFMDSETFEQTELDADLLGDRRPFLQDGMTATVEYYGEEALSVQIPQKVTCTVAETEPVVKGQTAANSYKPAILDNGVRIMIPPFVGEGEQIIVNTEMFEYSERA
- a CDS encoding MBL fold metallo-hydrolase, producing the protein MTDRRRRHLILTAAAALALPGLAALPASARPLPRPPAFHPLVHHRALGDLQVTTIADGFFDLDRDLVVNLDNALYRSAVTEAYLDPDQPIRVPVSVHLIRHGDQLTLIDAGGGSAFGDTTGGLAASLRALDIAPERIDRVVMTHLHPDHAGGLITDAGATFANATLHLHQDELAFWTDETADAPAEMAPFMALARSVAEAYGDRIQTFQDQDDLGGGLTAMALPGHTPGHSGLRLSDGDDQMMIIGDAAALAALQFRHPDAGIVFDVDPGRAAVTRRDLLQMVTADRIAVAGTHLPFPGIGHVETRRDAFAWVPEDWFATRP
- a CDS encoding DoxX family protein, with translation MTHAANLLGRLLIAVLFIGGAVQKLRDPDQVMAMIAGLGLPPQLVWPVAAFNLVAGLCLILGPRVRAWALILALYCIGTSWFHWQLRADPWQVTIVVKKWAVAGGLLILAAQGPGRWVRWR
- the dinB gene encoding DNA polymerase IV — its product is MSEPAPGLRKIIHIDMDAFFASVEQRDFPELRGKPVAVGGSAARGVVAAASYEARVFGVRSAMPSVTAARLCPDLIFVRHRFDVYKQVSGQIREIFLDYTPLVEPLSLDEAYLDVTDYLDGRTATKIAAEIRARIRGATALTASAGVSYNKFLAKLASDQNKPDGLCVITPEQGPDFVLSLPVGKFHGVGPATAAKMQAMGIATGADLRAQDLDFLLRRFGKSGRYYWNIARGIDHRRVSPDRIRKSVGAENTYSADIMTLDAALEALEPLAAKVWAAVARHDLRGRSVTLKVKFSDFQQITRARSLGHAVATQEELLSIARDLARGVLPDPRGARLLGVTLSGFETPDDGPAQLSLFD
- a CDS encoding YgfZ/GcvT domain-containing protein; protein product: MTRQIIRLTGEDRMDFLQGLVTNDIRRAPCWAAILTPQGKYLADFLVIPEAQALLIDVDARLSDDLLRRLSMYKLRSKVALEAVDMPVARGTGPAPEGAVADPRHPALGWRHYGAAGDDGSDWDAIRVAHCIPETLIELIPNDTYILEAGFERLHGVDFRKGCYVGQEVTARMKHKTELRKGLTTLRIEGAAPVGTPITAEGREVGTVFTQSGGQAIAHVRHDRVAPDMQAGEARLSPL
- a CDS encoding ABC transporter ATP-binding protein produces the protein MWDDYLRPHKLKMAAAFLLMTVEGSTLALISWMLKPLFDLVFVGQQEGAIWWVGGAIFGIFLLRAVTLVASRALLTQVSLSVSTMMQTRLLSHILTLDSRFFRDNSPGAMIERIQGDTIAVQGVWATLITGATRDAISLVMLFGVAMTIDPVWTLGALIGAPILIMPAALVQRYIRRKVRQNRINASLRATRLDEVLHGIASIRLNRAEADQTERFSRIVAQIRQAETKVAATSSVIPALTDIVTGIGFVAVLALGGREVMEGDRSVGDFMAFFTALALAFQPMRRLGSLAGTWQTAAASLERIYQVMDTRPTVISGPRRDPPADTGIVLSDVWLSYDGQPVLNGLDFTAEQGRTTALVGPSGAGKSTVFNLLTRMVDPDRGRVLLGGVPVAEYDLGVLRDQFSTVAQESALFDESLRDNVLMGRPSASEAELQAALDAANVSDFLDEGRGLDSPVGPRGSALSGGQRQRVAIARALLRDAPVLLLDEATSALDSASERLVQQALDRLSAGRTTLVIAHRLSTIRNADKIVVMEAGRVVEQGSHDQLMARRGAYARLVALQFGDEE